Proteins encoded within one genomic window of Mytilus trossulus isolate FHL-02 unplaced genomic scaffold, PNRI_Mtr1.1.1.hap1 h1tg000158l__unscaffolded, whole genome shotgun sequence:
- the LOC134700499 gene encoding uncharacterized protein LOC134700499 isoform X1, with translation MYRSYRTEYSVKDFISKYHTKFPLLAVVTQGYHGNSDLDTFATGQVIRIHSVKAVPRVIGIIANDDCTRTTKALSLPLSANRDIWIKTSKGRRKSLAKITRKGLLPYEGFISNDDPLGKYNDASCFHQKSIQLLLERQVELRFLLGNPVSGVELLNRILVLPEYLQDLRLSVVIGIEGLNTEQWNKLQTYMVEVVQTYINFDNFNFSEGIIALPDTDDETHTLHTYEYIYCNPLNSQGTTKKEEYDSLQPKPLNNSQEHIYHTIPDNNCEYLSFQSLEWKQMLNMGDEKDATGSSLQNAENLPDSDSSTTKNVPPPLPRKPIRHKVEICPDAGFDKKCHASNTTHLESEETAQAADQSNQITEMSIKDIGKILERLNLHEYVDSFAGALVDGMILKEFNKTTLEEFGFKSIQSIRLLKFIQCGHIPK, from the exons ATGTACAGAAGTTACAGGACAGAATATTCTGTGAAAGATTTCATTTCCAAATATCATACAAAGTTTCCCCTCCTAGCGGTCGTTACTCAaggttaccatggaaacagtgATTTGGACACATTTGCTACCGGACAG GTAATACGGATACATTCCGTGAAGGCAGTTCCACGAGTTATTGGAATAATTGCAAACGATGACTGCACCCGTACCACAAAAGCTTTAAGTTTACCGTTATCAGCAAACAGAGACATTTGGATTAAAACAAGTAAAG GGAGACGGAAGTCACTTGCAAAAATAACAAGGAAAGGACTACTACCATACGAAGGTTTTATATCTAACGATGATCCGCTGGGCAAATATAATGACGCTTCTTGTTTTCATCAAAAGTCAATACAACTTCTGCTCGAGAGACAAGTAGAGCTACGATTTCTCCTGGGCAATCCTGTTAGCGGAG TTGAGTTGTTGAACCGTATCCTAGTCTTACCAGAGTATTTACAAGATCTACGTTTGTCTGTTGTAATTGGGATCGAAGGATTGAACACAGAACAATGGAACAAGTTACAAACCTATATGGTAGAAGTTGTACAAACGTACATCAACTTTGACAACTTTAATTTCTCCGAAG gtATAATTGCACTTCCGGACACAGACGATGAAACACACACCTTACACACCTATGAATATATTTACTGTAATCCCCTGAATTCACAAGGGactacaaaaaaagaagaatacgaTAGCTTACAGCCAAAGCCTTTAAACAATTCACAGGAACATATTTATCATACCATTCCGGATAATAATTGTGAATATCTATCATTTCAATCTTTGGAATGGAAACAGATGTTGAATATGGGAGATGAAAAAGACGCAACCGGAAGTTCATTACAAAATGCAGAAAATTTACCGGATAGCGATtcgtcaacaacaaaaaatgtacCTCCTCCATTACCTCGCAAACCAATCAGACATAAGGTTGAAATATGTCCAGATGCTGGTTTTGATAAGAAATGTCATGCTTCGAACACAACACATTTAGAATCAG AGGAAACCGCTCAAGCGGCGGATCAAAGTAATCAAATAACAGAAATGAGTATTAAAGATATTGGAAAAATCTTGGAACGTCTAAACCTACATGAATATGTGGACTCCTTTGCAGGCGCACTCGTAGATGGGATGATATTAAAAGAGTTTAATAAAACGACATTGGAGGAATTCGGTTTTAAATCAATACAATCAATTAGACTTCTGAAGTTTATCCAGTGTGGACATATCCCTAAATAA
- the LOC134700499 gene encoding uncharacterized protein LOC134700499 isoform X2 — protein MYRSYRTEYSVKDFISKYHTKFPLLAVVTQGYHGNSDLDTFATGQVIRIHSVKAVPRVIGIIANDDCTRTTKALSLPLSANRDIWIKTSKGRRKSLAKITRKGLLPYEGFISNDDPLGKYNDASCFHQKSIQLLLERQVELRFLLGNPVSGGIIALPDTDDETHTLHTYEYIYCNPLNSQGTTKKEEYDSLQPKPLNNSQEHIYHTIPDNNCEYLSFQSLEWKQMLNMGDEKDATGSSLQNAENLPDSDSSTTKNVPPPLPRKPIRHKVEICPDAGFDKKCHASNTTHLESEETAQAADQSNQITEMSIKDIGKILERLNLHEYVDSFAGALVDGMILKEFNKTTLEEFGFKSIQSIRLLKFIQCGHIPK, from the exons ATGTACAGAAGTTACAGGACAGAATATTCTGTGAAAGATTTCATTTCCAAATATCATACAAAGTTTCCCCTCCTAGCGGTCGTTACTCAaggttaccatggaaacagtgATTTGGACACATTTGCTACCGGACAG GTAATACGGATACATTCCGTGAAGGCAGTTCCACGAGTTATTGGAATAATTGCAAACGATGACTGCACCCGTACCACAAAAGCTTTAAGTTTACCGTTATCAGCAAACAGAGACATTTGGATTAAAACAAGTAAAG GGAGACGGAAGTCACTTGCAAAAATAACAAGGAAAGGACTACTACCATACGAAGGTTTTATATCTAACGATGATCCGCTGGGCAAATATAATGACGCTTCTTGTTTTCATCAAAAGTCAATACAACTTCTGCTCGAGAGACAAGTAGAGCTACGATTTCTCCTGGGCAATCCTGTTAGCGGAG gtATAATTGCACTTCCGGACACAGACGATGAAACACACACCTTACACACCTATGAATATATTTACTGTAATCCCCTGAATTCACAAGGGactacaaaaaaagaagaatacgaTAGCTTACAGCCAAAGCCTTTAAACAATTCACAGGAACATATTTATCATACCATTCCGGATAATAATTGTGAATATCTATCATTTCAATCTTTGGAATGGAAACAGATGTTGAATATGGGAGATGAAAAAGACGCAACCGGAAGTTCATTACAAAATGCAGAAAATTTACCGGATAGCGATtcgtcaacaacaaaaaatgtacCTCCTCCATTACCTCGCAAACCAATCAGACATAAGGTTGAAATATGTCCAGATGCTGGTTTTGATAAGAAATGTCATGCTTCGAACACAACACATTTAGAATCAG AGGAAACCGCTCAAGCGGCGGATCAAAGTAATCAAATAACAGAAATGAGTATTAAAGATATTGGAAAAATCTTGGAACGTCTAAACCTACATGAATATGTGGACTCCTTTGCAGGCGCACTCGTAGATGGGATGATATTAAAAGAGTTTAATAAAACGACATTGGAGGAATTCGGTTTTAAATCAATACAATCAATTAGACTTCTGAAGTTTATCCAGTGTGGACATATCCCTAAATAA